A genome region from candidate division KSB1 bacterium includes the following:
- a CDS encoding capsule assembly Wzi family protein — MHNHKIKTLLILCLFADFFMGNPAAQSIYVPLNHWAYELLDRLETKKQIHAALNSTRPMTRDQMISALQRLDPKAVLTPIDQQQIEQLKQAWYMDWPQQDAPNTTRWTQLAQSSRIDPWLPDLIYRDGVHLFSAQTGPLQVYGNPIVIRSRSYATADTLDGIEREFSDGNGVMLWGQLGAFSFLTDVRDTRDYGDRAYPRGNATDFGLGFVQGSKGQMYHDETTAYINYHNNYLDILYGKAKNQWGPGRTGQLMLSDAATSYDQIKLQISLPHLKYTTMLAWLKHYTTDYFFGNAQTKYLAAHRLEFSPWNWLELGLQESIVYAGRTFEPGYLNPVMFFRSAEHYLGDQDNALMGLTWNLKLPRRTRFYGELLIDDMTTGKLGTGYYGNKYAWLCGFKHIDLFSLPNLDLGAEYVRIRPLVYSHKEPMTRYQHFSTPMGYPTGPHTQTAILDLSYRPHYRFQIQTLVQHSVRYENSGVNTGGDINDPVISGGPLYIKFGEGLDMPSTSFDLYLDVQLALNLHIKAGYSYSRGKSANRTDITRRQWTLSFTWNTL; from the coding sequence ATGCATAACCATAAAATAAAAACATTGCTGATCCTGTGTTTGTTCGCCGACTTTTTTATGGGAAATCCGGCGGCTCAGAGCATCTATGTTCCGCTCAATCACTGGGCTTATGAGCTGTTGGACCGTCTGGAGACCAAAAAACAAATCCACGCTGCCCTGAACAGCACCCGCCCCATGACCCGGGATCAGATGATCAGCGCTCTGCAGCGCCTTGATCCCAAAGCAGTACTCACACCAATTGATCAGCAACAGATCGAACAACTGAAACAGGCCTGGTATATGGACTGGCCGCAGCAAGATGCGCCAAACACCACACGCTGGACACAGTTAGCCCAATCGTCCCGTATCGATCCCTGGCTGCCCGATCTGATTTACCGCGACGGTGTGCACCTGTTTTCGGCTCAAACCGGACCTCTCCAGGTATACGGCAATCCGATTGTCATCCGCAGCCGCAGCTACGCAACCGCCGATACCCTGGACGGCATAGAGCGCGAATTCAGCGACGGTAACGGGGTCATGCTGTGGGGACAACTCGGAGCCTTTTCGTTTTTAACGGATGTACGCGATACCCGGGATTACGGTGATCGCGCCTATCCGCGCGGCAATGCCACAGACTTTGGTCTCGGTTTTGTCCAGGGCAGCAAAGGACAAATGTACCATGACGAAACCACGGCCTATATCAATTATCACAACAACTATCTGGATATCCTGTACGGCAAAGCAAAGAACCAGTGGGGCCCCGGCCGCACCGGACAGTTGATGCTCTCTGACGCCGCCACCAGCTACGACCAGATCAAACTGCAAATTTCCTTGCCTCACCTGAAATATACGACTATGCTCGCCTGGCTGAAACATTACACCACAGACTATTTTTTCGGAAATGCACAAACCAAATATTTGGCCGCGCACCGACTCGAATTTTCCCCCTGGAACTGGCTGGAACTGGGTCTCCAGGAATCCATTGTCTATGCCGGCCGCACATTTGAACCCGGATATCTGAATCCGGTTATGTTTTTTCGTTCCGCCGAGCACTATCTCGGAGATCAGGACAACGCGCTCATGGGACTCACATGGAATTTGAAACTCCCCCGGCGCACCCGGTTTTACGGTGAACTGCTCATCGATGATATGACCACCGGAAAACTGGGAACCGGATACTATGGCAACAAATACGCCTGGCTCTGTGGTTTTAAGCATATCGATCTGTTTTCTCTGCCCAATCTGGATCTGGGCGCCGAATATGTGCGCATCCGGCCGCTGGTGTATTCACACAAAGAACCGATGACCCGCTACCAGCATTTCAGCACTCCAATGGGTTACCCCACCGGTCCGCATACACAAACAGCCATCCTGGACTTGTCCTACCGGCCGCACTACCGATTTCAGATTCAGACTTTGGTTCAGCATAGTGTCCGATATGAGAACAGCGGTGTCAATACCGGCGGAGATATAAACGATCCCGTCATCTCCGGCGGACCGCTGTATATCAAGTTCGGGGAAGGACTGGACATGCCCTCTACGTCCTTTGATTTGTATCTTGATGTTCAGTTGGCGCTCAACCTGCATATCAAAGCCGGATACTCTTATTCAAGGGGGAAATCTGCGAACCGGACAGACATCACCCGTCGTCAATGGACGTTGTCGTTTACATGGAACACTCTCTGA
- a CDS encoding flippase, translating to MSDSISEPGQLYQSKHIARNSLYNILGQILPFLAALIAIPLLIQGIGKERFGILSIGWMLMGYFSLLDLGLARVMTKLIGEKLGHGKQDDIREIFWSGLLFLLLLGLCAGGLLALAAPAIVSRILNIPPALQQETRVSFLLLAAGVPLVTTTTGLRGTLEAFQKFGLVNIARSLSGILLFSTPLLLLHFTSALPWYILALLIVRLVVGLFYAAIISRSLPALRKMQTTFEFLKDMFRQGIWMSISNILGPVMVYFDRFFIGAWLSMAAVTFYVTPYEVVSKSLLITTALVRVLFPAFSTSYSVNLSHAGALYRQGLRALYTLMFPLAMLLIALAEPGLRLWLGSEFADKGTQVAQWLAIGCLVNSPAQIAFSLIQAAGRADFTAKLHIVEIPFYLLLLYVLVHRFGISGAALAWCLRALIDSIILVFFAHRLLKNPGWHKLYSLFLASTMAALLATALQGTVLITASLTIIVLFLIFNWHVSTPAEKNHIRHVLKITKRVGK from the coding sequence ATGTCTGACTCTATTTCAGAACCCGGACAGCTTTACCAAAGCAAACACATTGCCCGTAACAGCTTGTACAATATCCTGGGGCAAATTCTCCCTTTTCTCGCAGCCCTGATCGCCATCCCGTTGCTCATTCAGGGCATCGGCAAAGAGAGGTTTGGTATTCTCAGTATCGGATGGATGCTGATGGGATATTTCAGCCTGCTGGATCTCGGACTGGCGCGTGTGATGACCAAACTGATCGGTGAAAAACTGGGACACGGCAAACAGGACGACATTCGCGAGATATTCTGGAGCGGTCTGTTGTTCCTCTTGCTGCTGGGTCTGTGCGCCGGCGGACTGTTGGCGCTGGCCGCCCCTGCCATTGTATCGCGTATTTTGAACATCCCTCCCGCCCTGCAGCAGGAAACCCGAGTCAGTTTTCTGCTCCTGGCCGCCGGTGTACCGCTGGTGACCACCACCACGGGACTGCGGGGAACGCTGGAAGCCTTTCAAAAATTCGGCCTTGTCAATATAGCCCGTTCCCTTAGCGGCATATTACTGTTCAGCACACCGCTGTTGCTGCTGCATTTCACGTCCGCCCTTCCCTGGTACATCCTTGCGCTACTCATTGTCAGACTGGTGGTGGGATTGTTTTACGCTGCGATCATCAGCCGTTCGCTGCCCGCTCTGCGAAAAATGCAGACAACTTTTGAATTTCTCAAAGATATGTTCAGGCAGGGCATATGGATGTCAATCAGCAACATCCTGGGTCCGGTGATGGTGTACTTTGACCGCTTTTTCATCGGCGCCTGGCTGTCCATGGCCGCGGTTACGTTTTACGTCACTCCCTATGAAGTGGTGAGCAAATCCCTGCTCATCACCACAGCCCTGGTGCGTGTGCTGTTTCCGGCATTCTCCACCTCCTATTCGGTCAACCTCAGCCACGCCGGGGCGTTATATCGGCAGGGATTGCGCGCGCTTTACACGCTGATGTTCCCGCTTGCTATGCTTCTGATTGCCCTGGCTGAACCCGGACTGCGACTCTGGCTGGGCAGCGAATTCGCAGACAAGGGGACCCAGGTTGCGCAATGGCTGGCCATCGGATGTCTGGTCAATTCACCGGCGCAGATTGCCTTTTCACTGATTCAGGCCGCGGGCCGTGCAGACTTTACCGCCAAACTTCACATAGTGGAAATTCCGTTTTATCTTTTGCTGCTTTATGTGCTGGTGCATCGATTCGGGATCAGCGGCGCTGCCCTGGCATGGTGTCTGCGCGCTCTGATCGACAGCATTATTCTGGTCTTTTTTGCCCATCGTCTGTTAAAGAATCCCGGATGGCATAAACTGTACAGTTTGTTTTTAGCATCAACCATGGCTGCATTATTAGCAACCGCCCTGCAGGGAACGGTATTGATCACTGCAAGTTTGACAATCATTGTGCTTTTTCTTATCTTTAACTGGCATGTTTCCACCCCGGCTGAAAAGAATCATATACGCCACGTTTTAAAAATAACAAAAAGAGTGGGGAAATGA
- a CDS encoding class I SAM-dependent methyltransferase, whose translation MKTVMFDKKIHTYAGHNPYIVPFVPPDSFVLDVGCGTGELGRRLQNGKHCRVYGIDISPQALVRAREHLYRTAVVDIEADTPQLPDQKFDVIILGDVIEHLRFPEPALKRLLQLLKTNGLVIVSIPNVANILIRLKLLAGKWQYTQSGIMDETHIRFYTFQSMLKLFENLGLQIKEFTSIPGRYFIKKSKRQNPTRLERLLSRWWPALFATQFVFKLEQR comes from the coding sequence ATGAAAACCGTAATGTTTGATAAAAAAATCCACACGTATGCAGGACACAATCCTTATATTGTTCCGTTCGTCCCGCCCGACTCTTTTGTGCTTGATGTGGGCTGCGGCACAGGTGAACTGGGTCGACGCTTGCAGAATGGCAAACATTGCCGGGTTTACGGTATCGATATTTCTCCTCAGGCACTCGTGCGGGCCCGTGAGCACTTGTACCGAACTGCTGTTGTGGATATCGAAGCTGACACCCCACAACTCCCGGATCAGAAATTTGATGTAATCATTTTGGGAGATGTGATTGAGCATTTGAGGTTTCCGGAACCGGCCCTCAAACGACTTTTACAGCTCTTGAAAACGAACGGTTTGGTCATCGTTTCCATCCCCAATGTGGCGAATATCCTGATCCGTTTGAAATTGCTGGCCGGTAAATGGCAGTATACACAATCCGGTATTATGGATGAAACACATATCCGGTTTTACACGTTTCAGAGCATGCTAAAATTATTCGAGAACCTGGGTCTGCAGATCAAAGAATTTACCTCCATCCCCGGACGTTATTTTATCAAAAAATCCAAACGCCAAAACCCAACCCGACTCGAACGCCTGCTCAGCCGGTGGTGGCCTGCATTATTTGCCACTCAATTTGTATTCAAACTGGAACAGCGATGA
- a CDS encoding flippase produces the protein MSENRTQQNSTLHTRAKSMSRQWLVVFSGKISKQVLSFFIGVLIAKTLGSAVLGNYQLGIVVIQVLTMLTVMGADRGLIRFLPIYTREHKGKAKRIIRSSLGLSFAASLLLAVLLYIFGPKLGVLLFKTESAGLALRAFAFYLPFFTLYRMLIAVFDGFKRADVESIIESIVAPALYILLLIGVSLLSPRLTSVITARILVYMISCGILLRLVFKYFKDIADSVDQPVNLKAFYVYSAPLFLIGTLNLLMNHVDILLTGYYLESSHVGIYTIAQRLAMLSLLALQAINVIFSPHISELFHEQKINELERLFKLFTRWVYSFSLLVFVFYVLFKNQLLAFFGHEFLTGQSALLLLTLGQMINGLGGPNGTILVMTGKQKWMLWNSVLMLFLNTLFNILFIPRWGITGAALATGTSIVVVNILKTLQVYHEFRIHPYDWPYLGNTAVIVAAGAIVMALQHLIHLKGLPGAMAGGIILLTLCIGGYLTLVKSKDDKMIITLIQKRLHRKK, from the coding sequence ATGTCGGAGAACCGGACACAACAGAATTCCACATTGCACACACGCGCCAAATCCATGTCCCGCCAATGGCTGGTCGTATTCTCCGGCAAGATATCCAAACAGGTCTTGAGTTTTTTCATCGGCGTGCTGATCGCCAAAACGCTCGGCAGTGCCGTACTGGGCAATTATCAACTCGGTATCGTGGTCATTCAAGTGCTTACCATGCTCACGGTCATGGGCGCGGATCGGGGATTGATTCGTTTTTTACCGATTTACACCCGGGAGCACAAGGGCAAAGCCAAACGTATCATCCGCAGTTCTCTCGGCCTGTCCTTTGCAGCATCCCTTTTGCTGGCCGTATTATTGTATATCTTTGGGCCAAAGCTCGGGGTTCTGCTGTTCAAAACCGAATCCGCAGGATTGGCATTGCGCGCTTTTGCCTTTTATCTGCCGTTTTTCACCTTATACCGCATGCTGATCGCCGTATTCGACGGATTCAAGCGCGCTGATGTTGAATCCATCATCGAATCGATCGTGGCTCCGGCTCTTTATATTCTGTTATTGATCGGCGTCAGTCTGCTCTCTCCCCGATTAACCTCGGTCATCACCGCCCGTATCCTGGTTTACATGATAAGCTGTGGTATTTTGCTGCGGCTGGTGTTTAAATATTTTAAAGATATTGCCGATTCTGTCGATCAGCCTGTTAATCTAAAGGCTTTTTACGTCTATTCAGCGCCGTTATTTTTAATCGGCACTCTGAATCTGTTGATGAATCATGTGGATATTCTGCTCACCGGTTATTATCTTGAATCCTCACATGTGGGAATCTACACCATCGCTCAGCGACTGGCCATGCTGAGCCTGCTGGCCCTGCAGGCCATTAATGTCATATTTTCGCCGCACATCTCTGAACTGTTTCACGAACAGAAAATCAATGAACTGGAACGTCTGTTCAAGCTGTTCACCCGCTGGGTTTACAGCTTTTCACTGCTGGTCTTTGTGTTTTATGTTCTTTTCAAAAATCAGCTATTGGCGTTCTTTGGACATGAATTTTTAACCGGACAGTCGGCGCTGCTGCTGTTAACGCTGGGACAAATGATCAACGGACTTGGCGGCCCCAACGGCACCATCCTGGTCATGACCGGCAAGCAGAAATGGATGCTGTGGAACTCGGTGTTGATGCTGTTTTTGAATACACTGTTTAATATTCTTTTTATCCCGCGGTGGGGCATCACCGGAGCTGCGCTCGCAACCGGTACCAGTATTGTGGTTGTGAATATACTCAAAACCCTGCAGGTCTATCACGAGTTCCGAATCCATCCATACGATTGGCCCTACCTGGGCAATACCGCGGTCATAGTGGCAGCAGGGGCCATAGTGATGGCACTGCAGCATCTCATTCATCTAAAAGGTTTACCGGGCGCCATGGCAGGAGGCATTATCTTGCTGACGTTATGTATAGGCGGGTATTTGACCCTGGTAAAATCCAAAGATGACAAAATGATCATCACTCTCATACAAAAACGCCTGCACAGAAAGAAATAG
- a CDS encoding Glu/Leu/Phe/Val dehydrogenase has translation MKSYNSFETAQNQIIEAAKILNLNQATIDLLSWPQREISFTFPVKMDDGKTRIFHAYRVQYNTARGPAKGGIRFYPDETVETIRALACWMSLKTAVVDLPLGGGKGGVVCDPRHLSRRELENVSRGYMRACASFLGIDKDVPAPDVYTNPQIMAWMMDEYETIVQHHHPGVLTDKPMQIGGTEGRRDATARGGVITVREACRALNIDPLGPFAVQGFGNAGQRAALLHQELLGGGKLIGVCDSRGGLYNPDGMPVKDLIMYKLKNGSVVGFPGANPVDRDSILELDVNILYPAALENAISLKNVERIKAKIICELANGPTTPDADRILYEKNIHVIPDILASAGGVTVSYFEMVQDGTRDFWEEAVVHERLDKILTQAYHTIKEATQEKKVHPRLAASIVGVARIAETCELRGWV, from the coding sequence ATGAAATCATACAATTCTTTTGAAACCGCTCAGAATCAGATTATAGAAGCGGCAAAAATCCTGAATTTAAATCAGGCCACTATCGATTTACTGTCCTGGCCGCAACGGGAAATTTCTTTTACATTTCCGGTGAAAATGGATGATGGAAAGACCCGCATTTTCCATGCTTACCGTGTGCAGTATAACACAGCGCGCGGACCGGCCAAAGGCGGGATTCGATTTTATCCGGATGAAACGGTTGAAACCATTCGGGCTCTGGCCTGTTGGATGAGTTTGAAAACCGCTGTGGTTGATCTGCCGCTGGGCGGCGGTAAGGGCGGTGTTGTTTGTGATCCGCGTCATTTATCTCGCAGAGAACTGGAAAATGTTTCCCGTGGCTATATGCGGGCTTGCGCCTCGTTTCTTGGAATTGATAAAGATGTTCCGGCTCCGGATGTGTATACCAATCCGCAGATTATGGCCTGGATGATGGATGAATATGAAACGATTGTGCAGCATCATCATCCCGGTGTGTTGACTGACAAGCCCATGCAGATCGGTGGTACGGAAGGACGCCGCGATGCGACAGCGCGCGGTGGTGTGATTACAGTGCGTGAAGCTTGCCGGGCCTTGAATATTGATCCACTCGGTCCTTTTGCGGTGCAGGGGTTTGGCAATGCGGGACAACGCGCCGCGCTTTTACATCAGGAATTACTGGGCGGTGGAAAATTGATTGGCGTTTGCGATTCCAGAGGCGGGCTTTACAATCCCGATGGGATGCCTGTCAAGGATTTGATCATGTATAAATTGAAAAATGGCTCTGTGGTCGGTTTTCCGGGCGCAAACCCCGTCGACCGTGACAGCATTTTGGAACTGGATGTCAATATTTTATATCCGGCTGCCCTTGAAAATGCGATTTCGTTGAAAAATGTTGAACGCATCAAGGCGAAAATTATCTGTGAACTTGCCAACGGTCCCACCACACCGGATGCAGATAGAATACTTTATGAAAAAAATATTCATGTTATTCCGGATATCCTGGCCAGCGCCGGCGGCGTGACGGTCTCTTATTTTGAAATGGTTCAGGATGGAACGCGTGATTTTTGGGAAGAGGCTGTTGTTCATGAACGGCTGGATAAAATCCTGACCCAGGCTTATCACACCATCAAGGAGGCGACACAGGAAAAAAAGGTGCATCCCCGATTGGCGGCTTCCATTGTTGGTGTGGCGCGTATTGCAGAGACTTGTGAATTGAGAGGCTGGGTCTGA
- a CDS encoding PEP/pyruvate-binding domain-containing protein — protein MMYEHSSKMLPHSDPLWVEHGYGTRFQGFQNLMRFRIRDVLLVSSLYDLYVFEEDGRLYELIREQYQHLNLSHAPELTRVSNGEEAIALARQERRFDLIITTLHIEDMSLTHFAQRLKQSDLDIPVVLLAFDNRELVDLMTHGGVEDFDQIFIWHGDFRLLLAVIKNLEDKMNLEHDTNLVGVQSILVVEDDVRFYSATLPVMYVEVMKQAQRLISEGINLSHKQLRARARPKIILCTDYEEATDYYDAYYETVLGIISDIEFPRNGKMNSQAGLTFSHYVKQARPEIPILLQSYSRDNQEKALRVGAEFLLKNSEQFYERLHKFMFDHFYFGDFIFRTHDGTEVDRASDLPMLEQKLKTVPEESIIYHAERNYFSNWLKARTEFWLAHQLRPRKISDYNTIEETRQSLIKALRDYRKLRQRGIVTVFKKDMYDPVSSISRLGGGSLGGKARGLSFVNILINNYNLQNRFPEIRIFIPPAIVIGTDIFDAFVEQNELLPFALESNDDQEIIQRFLHAKKFPENILGELASFLDIIQEPLAVRSSSLLEDSHNQPFAGVYDTCMLPNTHEDSMIRLAQLLKAIKRVYASTYLKAAKDYIKATSYSLENEKMAVIVQKMVGSFYSDRFYPNFSGVARSYNYYPVKPQNASDGIVSIALGLGKMVVEGGSVVRFCPKYPNYLNTLGNTKNVLQNAQTSFYALDVSSRDERPDTVWDSFLKKYNLDAAEKDNTLAQVGSTFSPENDRIYDGISRPGARIVSFAPLIKGKLFPLPEITELLLDMGSWSMGTPVEIEFAVNTHTPDSQPNEFAILQMRPVVQNRELEVLDIGHFDKKELICKSVKVLGNGVLRNIYDIIVVDRDAFDRSKTREVAAEIGRLNSKLLDEKRPCVLIGMGRWGSLDPWLGIPVRWDQIAGARVIIETNFQDHSVSPSQGSHFFQNLNSFMVGYYTVHPEQTESFVDWDWLLQQKPLEQKQYIRHLRFEHPVVVKMNGHKSKGIVLKPEAEFGKT, from the coding sequence ATGATGTATGAACATTCGTCTAAAATGCTCCCCCATTCCGATCCCCTATGGGTGGAACACGGCTATGGAACCCGGTTCCAGGGATTCCAGAATCTCATGCGCTTTAGAATTCGGGATGTTTTGCTGGTTTCCAGCTTGTATGATCTGTATGTGTTTGAGGAAGATGGCCGGTTATACGAGTTAATCCGCGAACAATATCAGCACCTGAATCTCAGCCATGCCCCGGAATTGACGCGAGTTTCAAACGGTGAAGAAGCCATTGCACTGGCCCGGCAGGAGCGCCGCTTTGATCTGATTATCACCACTTTGCATATTGAAGATATGAGTCTTACGCATTTTGCGCAGCGATTGAAGCAAAGTGATCTTGATATCCCGGTGGTTCTGCTCGCCTTTGATAACCGTGAACTTGTTGATTTGATGACTCACGGGGGTGTTGAAGATTTTGACCAGATCTTTATCTGGCATGGGGATTTTCGGCTTTTACTTGCCGTTATCAAAAATCTTGAAGACAAGATGAATTTGGAACACGATACGAATCTGGTGGGAGTGCAATCTATTCTGGTGGTTGAAGATGATGTCCGCTTTTATAGCGCAACTCTGCCTGTAATGTACGTTGAGGTCATGAAGCAGGCGCAGCGTTTGATTTCCGAGGGTATCAATCTTTCTCACAAACAATTAAGAGCGCGGGCGCGGCCTAAAATAATTTTATGTACGGATTATGAAGAGGCAACTGACTATTACGATGCTTATTACGAGACTGTGCTCGGCATCATTTCGGATATAGAGTTCCCCCGCAACGGGAAAATGAACTCGCAGGCAGGTTTGACGTTTTCACACTATGTCAAACAGGCCCGTCCTGAAATTCCAATTCTTTTACAGAGTTATTCCCGCGATAATCAGGAAAAAGCATTGCGGGTGGGAGCCGAATTTTTACTGAAAAATTCCGAGCAGTTTTACGAGCGACTGCACAAGTTCATGTTTGATCACTTTTATTTTGGCGATTTTATTTTCCGCACACATGACGGCACCGAGGTGGATCGCGCCTCGGACCTGCCGATGCTGGAGCAAAAATTAAAAACAGTCCCGGAAGAAAGCATTATTTATCATGCCGAACGCAATTACTTTTCCAACTGGTTAAAAGCCAGAACTGAATTTTGGCTGGCCCATCAATTGCGACCGCGCAAGATATCTGATTACAATACGATTGAAGAGACACGCCAGTCACTGATCAAGGCGCTGCGCGATTATCGTAAACTCCGTCAGCGCGGCATTGTTACCGTTTTTAAAAAAGATATGTATGATCCGGTGAGTAGTATTTCCAGATTGGGAGGTGGATCGCTGGGCGGAAAAGCGCGCGGACTTTCTTTTGTCAATATTTTAATCAATAATTATAACCTGCAAAACCGTTTTCCTGAAATTCGGATATTTATCCCTCCCGCTATTGTCATTGGTACGGATATTTTCGATGCGTTTGTTGAACAAAATGAATTATTGCCTTTTGCGCTTGAATCGAATGATGATCAGGAGATTATACAACGTTTTCTGCATGCCAAAAAATTTCCTGAGAATATATTGGGCGAGTTGGCATCCTTTCTCGATATCATTCAGGAACCTCTGGCGGTTCGTTCGTCCAGCCTTTTGGAAGATTCACATAATCAGCCATTTGCGGGGGTCTATGATACGTGTATGCTGCCCAATACGCATGAAGATTCTATGATCCGGCTGGCTCAGCTGTTAAAGGCAATAAAGCGGGTCTATGCGTCTACCTATCTAAAAGCGGCAAAAGATTATATCAAAGCCACGTCATACAGTCTGGAAAATGAAAAAATGGCTGTCATCGTACAAAAAATGGTAGGTTCTTTTTATTCCGACCGGTTTTATCCGAATTTCTCCGGTGTTGCCCGATCCTATAATTATTATCCGGTCAAACCGCAAAACGCATCCGATGGAATCGTTTCAATTGCTTTGGGACTGGGCAAGATGGTGGTGGAGGGCGGCTCTGTGGTTCGTTTTTGTCCCAAATATCCAAATTATTTGAATACGTTAGGAAACACTAAAAATGTCCTGCAAAATGCACAGACCTCGTTTTATGCGCTGGATGTGAGCAGCCGGGATGAACGCCCCGATACGGTCTGGGATTCCTTTTTAAAAAAATATAATCTTGATGCAGCGGAGAAGGACAATACCCTGGCTCAGGTCGGCTCTACTTTTTCGCCGGAAAATGATCGAATATATGACGGCATTTCGCGACCCGGAGCGCGAATTGTGTCTTTTGCACCTTTGATCAAAGGTAAACTGTTTCCCCTCCCGGAAATAACCGAGTTGCTTTTGGATATGGGCAGCTGGAGCATGGGAACGCCGGTCGAGATAGAGTTTGCGGTCAACACCCATACACCGGACTCGCAACCCAATGAATTCGCCATTTTGCAGATGCGCCCGGTGGTACAGAACCGGGAACTGGAGGTTCTGGATATTGGACATTTTGATAAAAAAGAGTTGATCTGCAAAAGTGTCAAGGTGCTGGGCAATGGTGTACTGCGGAATATTTATGATATTATTGTGGTCGATCGAGATGCCTTTGACCGTTCAAAAACACGCGAGGTTGCTGCAGAAATCGGGCGTCTGAATTCGAAACTGCTTGACGAGAAGCGCCCTTGTGTACTGATTGGTATGGGCCGCTGGGGATCGCTTGATCCCTGGCTGGGTATTCCGGTGCGTTGGGATCAGATTGCGGGGGCGCGTGTGATCATTGAGACAAATTTTCAGGATCACAGTGTCTCGCCTTCCCAGGGTTCGCATTTTTTTCAAAATTTAAACTCATTCATGGTCGGATATTATACGGTTCATCCGGAACAGACGGAAAGTTTTGTGGACTGGGACTGGCTGCTGCAGCAAAAGCCTCTTGAACAGAAACAGTATATACGGCATTTGCGTTTTGAACATCCTGTTGTTGTTAAAATGAATGGTCATAAAAGCAAAGGCATTGTTTTAAAGCCGGAGGCTGAATTTGGAAAAACATGA
- the gdhA gene encoding NADP-specific glutamate dehydrogenase has product MNDFVQEIVATVTATDPEQKEFHQAVEEVAASISLVYERYPEYRTARIFERMIEPERVILFRVPWVDDMGDIHSNRGFRVEMNSAIGPYKGGLRFHPSVNLGILKFLAFEQVFKNSLTSLPMGGGKGGSDFDPKGKTDQEVMRFCQSFMTELCRHIGPNTDVPAGDIGVGGREIGYMFGQYKRLRNEFTGVLTGKGLNWGGSLVRPEATGYGAVYMAAEMLQTRNQTLEGKTCLVSGSGNVAQFTVEKIIELGGKVITLSDSSGYIYDPEGIDVKKLEYVKDLKNVRRGRIHEYADTYKNSVYTQADSSDTNNPLWDHPADCAFPSATQNEINETDAQNLVKNGVYCVSEGANMPTEKKGVDVFLNEGILYAPGKAANAGGVAVSGLEMTQNSMRLPWTRNEVDERLHMIVKNIHNTCVQTAERFGTPGNYVNGANIGGFLKVADAMLDQGVV; this is encoded by the coding sequence ATGAATGATTTTGTGCAGGAGATTGTTGCGACAGTAACCGCTACTGATCCGGAGCAGAAAGAGTTTCATCAAGCTGTTGAGGAGGTTGCAGCGTCAATATCACTGGTTTACGAGCGTTACCCGGAATATCGAACCGCCAGAATATTCGAACGAATGATTGAACCCGAACGGGTCATTTTATTTCGTGTACCCTGGGTTGATGATATGGGAGATATTCATAGCAACCGCGGATTTCGTGTTGAAATGAACAGCGCCATTGGCCCTTACAAAGGCGGATTGCGGTTTCATCCCTCTGTGAATCTCGGGATTTTAAAATTTCTTGCCTTTGAACAGGTGTTCAAAAACAGTTTGACGTCGCTGCCTATGGGAGGCGGCAAGGGAGGCTCTGATTTTGATCCCAAAGGTAAAACTGATCAGGAAGTGATGCGGTTTTGTCAAAGTTTTATGACCGAACTCTGCAGACATATCGGGCCCAACACAGATGTGCCTGCCGGTGATATCGGGGTTGGCGGACGCGAAATCGGTTATATGTTCGGACAGTACAAACGGTTGCGCAACGAATTCACCGGTGTATTAACCGGTAAAGGACTGAATTGGGGTGGATCTTTAGTACGACCCGAAGCCACCGGCTATGGCGCTGTGTATATGGCTGCCGAAATGCTGCAGACCCGCAATCAGACACTTGAGGGAAAAACCTGTCTGGTATCCGGTTCCGGAAATGTCGCTCAGTTTACCGTTGAAAAAATAATTGAACTTGGCGGCAAAGTTATCACGCTCTCGGATTCATCCGGATATATTTATGATCCTGAAGGCATTGATGTGAAGAAACTTGAATATGTCAAAGATTTGAAAAACGTCCGACGGGGTCGAATACACGAGTACGCGGATACGTATAAAAATTCTGTATATACGCAGGCGGATTCTTCAGATACTAACAATCCTTTATGGGATCACCCGGCAGACTGTGCCTTTCCGAGCGCGACTCAGAACGAGATCAATGAGACCGATGCTCAAAATTTAGTTAAAAATGGGGTGTATTGTGTAAGTGAAGGCGCAAATATGCCTACTGAAAAAAAAGGTGTTGATGTTTTTTTGAATGAAGGAATATTATATGCTCCGGGCAAAGCAGCCAATGCCGGCGGTGTTGCCGTATCCGGTCTGGAAATGACACAAAACAGTATGCGCCTGCCGTGGACCCGCAATGAGGTGGATGAGCGTCTACATATGATTGTGAAAAATATTCATAACACCTGTGTGCAAACGGCGGAACGTTTCGGCACACCGGGTAATTATGTGAACGGCGCTAATATCGGCGGATTTCTCAAAGTTGCGGATGCCATGCTCGATCAGGGTGTGGTTTGA